A single window of Cellulomonas sp. NTE-D12 DNA harbors:
- a CDS encoding TerC family protein, whose protein sequence is MTHEMPVLFQVVSLIAVVGLLLADLAVIGRRPHVPSTRESLRWVAVYVVLALVFAALVGVVGGAVPAGEFIAGWLTEYSLSVDNLFVFVLIMSAFAVPRDHQQKVLLVGIIVALVLRGGFILAGAAVVTRYSWVFYVFGAFLVYTAVHLLRGGESGDDEYHENVLVRAARRFWPISREYDGGAVRTVVDGRRMFTPLLVVFLAIGTTDVLFAFDSIPAIFGLTHDPFIVFTSNVFALMGLRQLFFLLGGVLDRIVYLPYGLAAILGFIGLKLVSEALRSNTVPFVNGGRAVGWAPEVPTWVSLVVIAGSLGVATAASVVHANRHRLPGRLGRPTGDRADGPAADETGALER, encoded by the coding sequence ATGACCCACGAGATGCCGGTGCTCTTCCAGGTCGTGTCGCTCATCGCCGTCGTCGGTCTGCTCCTGGCGGACCTGGCGGTGATCGGCCGCCGGCCGCACGTGCCGTCCACCCGCGAGAGCCTCCGGTGGGTGGCCGTGTACGTCGTGCTCGCCCTGGTGTTCGCGGCCCTCGTCGGCGTCGTGGGCGGTGCGGTGCCGGCGGGGGAGTTCATCGCGGGCTGGCTGACCGAGTACAGCCTGTCCGTGGACAACCTGTTCGTGTTCGTCCTGATCATGTCGGCGTTCGCCGTGCCGCGGGACCACCAGCAGAAGGTGCTGCTGGTCGGCATCATCGTCGCGCTGGTGCTGCGCGGCGGGTTCATCCTCGCGGGCGCCGCGGTGGTCACGCGGTACAGCTGGGTGTTCTACGTGTTCGGCGCGTTCCTGGTGTACACGGCGGTGCACCTGCTGCGGGGCGGCGAGAGCGGTGACGACGAGTACCACGAGAACGTCCTCGTCCGGGCGGCACGCCGGTTCTGGCCGATCTCCCGGGAGTACGACGGCGGCGCGGTGCGCACGGTGGTCGACGGTCGTCGCATGTTCACCCCGCTGCTGGTGGTCTTCCTGGCCATCGGTACCACGGACGTGCTGTTCGCCTTCGACTCCATCCCGGCGATCTTCGGCCTGACGCACGACCCGTTCATCGTCTTCACGTCGAACGTCTTCGCGCTGATGGGTCTGCGCCAGCTGTTCTTCCTGCTCGGCGGCGTGCTGGACCGCATCGTGTACCTGCCGTACGGGCTGGCCGCCATCCTTGGCTTCATCGGTCTGAAGCTGGTCTCGGAGGCGCTCCGGAGCAACACCGTGCCGTTCGTCAACGGCGGCCGTGCGGTCGGCTGGGCGCCGGAGGTGCCGACCTGGGTGTCGCTGGTGGTGATCGCCGGCTCCCTGGGAGTGGCGACCGCCGCGAGCGTCGTGCACGCGAACCGGCATCGTCTGCCGGGCCGGCTCGGGCGGCCGACCGGCGACCGGGCCGACGGGCCGGCGGCCGACGAGACCGGAGCGCTGGAGCGCTGA
- a CDS encoding YciI family protein, whose amino-acid sequence MTTYAVRYTYDERADVRDQVRPEHRAWLAGQADRGALLGSGPFADGEPGALLVFRAADAEALAQLLDQDPFAREGLVRTTDVRAWDVILGPWSTSI is encoded by the coding sequence ATGACCACCTACGCCGTCCGCTACACGTACGACGAGCGCGCCGACGTGCGCGACCAGGTCCGCCCGGAGCACCGCGCGTGGCTGGCCGGTCAGGCCGACCGCGGCGCGCTGCTCGGCTCCGGGCCCTTCGCCGACGGCGAGCCCGGCGCCCTGCTGGTGTTCCGTGCGGCCGACGCGGAGGCGCTGGCCCAGCTTCTCGACCAGGACCCGTTCGCCCGTGAAGGTCTGGTCCGCACGACGGACGTGCGAGCCTGGGACGTCATCCTGGGGCCCTGGTCCACGAGCATCTGA
- a CDS encoding acyl-CoA dehydrogenase family protein, with protein sequence MPRHHRTLLTDDLIARVHDRAPVHDRDNTFPHDDLADLRAAGYLTAFVPAELGGAGLTLEEVAREQVRLAAAAPATALAVNMHLVVTGMAALLAADGDDSMGFVLQDAAAGEVFAFGNSEAGNDLVMFGSRTRAERAADGGYRYVGTKIFTSLSPVWTRLATFGLDDADPSDPRLVHGVVAREQGGVTVGEDWDTLGMRATQSATTHLEGAYAPSDRIVRRLPPGPSADPYIVALFSVFEILLAAVYTGIGRRALELGAANTRRRTSMKYDGRSYADDPDIRWKVADAALVQDGAELQVFALARDVDERVDHGARLFAQLVGLKVRATESARVVVDLALRVSGGAAYYTGNELNRLYRDVLAGIYHPSDDESAHATVAQSVLGPVNAR encoded by the coding sequence ATGCCTCGTCATCACCGCACGTTGCTCACCGACGACCTGATAGCCCGGGTCCACGACCGTGCTCCGGTGCACGACCGGGACAACACGTTCCCGCACGACGACCTCGCCGACCTCCGTGCCGCGGGCTACCTGACGGCGTTCGTCCCCGCGGAGCTCGGCGGTGCCGGGCTGACCCTCGAGGAGGTCGCCCGTGAGCAGGTCCGTCTCGCGGCCGCCGCGCCGGCCACCGCTCTGGCGGTGAACATGCACCTGGTGGTGACCGGGATGGCCGCCCTCCTCGCCGCCGACGGTGACGACTCGATGGGGTTCGTGCTGCAGGACGCGGCGGCCGGGGAGGTGTTCGCGTTCGGCAACTCCGAGGCGGGGAACGACCTGGTGATGTTCGGTTCACGTACCCGTGCCGAGCGCGCGGCCGACGGCGGCTACCGGTACGTCGGCACCAAGATCTTCACGTCGCTGTCGCCGGTCTGGACGCGCCTCGCGACCTTCGGTCTCGACGACGCGGACCCCTCGGACCCCCGTCTGGTCCACGGGGTCGTCGCCCGCGAGCAGGGCGGCGTGACCGTCGGCGAGGACTGGGACACCCTGGGGATGCGCGCGACCCAGTCGGCGACGACGCACCTGGAGGGTGCCTACGCGCCGTCCGACCGCATCGTCCGGCGGCTGCCACCCGGGCCGAGCGCCGACCCCTACATCGTCGCGCTCTTCTCCGTCTTCGAGATCCTGCTCGCCGCCGTGTACACGGGCATCGGACGGCGGGCCCTGGAGCTCGGCGCGGCCAACACTCGGCGACGCACGTCGATGAAGTACGACGGGCGCAGCTACGCCGACGACCCGGACATCCGGTGGAAGGTCGCGGACGCCGCCCTGGTTCAGGACGGCGCCGAGCTCCAGGTGTTCGCCCTGGCGCGGGACGTGGACGAGCGGGTGGACCACGGAGCACGGCTGTTCGCGCAGCTCGTGGGGCTGAAGGTGCGTGCCACCGAGTCGGCCCGGGTCGTCGTCGACCTCGCGCTGCGGGTCAGCGGGGGCGCCGCCTACTACACCGGCAACGAGCTGAACCGGCTCTATCGCGACGTGCTCGCCGGGATCTACCACCCGTCGGACGACGAGTCCGCCCACGCGACCGTCGCGCAGTCCGTCCTGGGCCCGGTGAACGCTCGGTGA
- a CDS encoding AMP-binding protein — protein MPTTSGPTTHSSPTTSVPREIDVADEPLSAALDRAATSFPDRVAVDFLGATTTYRRLADRVARAAAVLVELGVRRGDRVALVLPNSTSHVVAVYAVLRIGAVVVEHNPTYAVESLRHQLADSGACVALVWRKAVPSVLAARGPALRTVVSVDLAQDLPLHSRLALHLPVPKARTMRAALCGPAVPSGVPSWHRLVAAAAPLPADHPAADASDVALLQYTGGTTGTPKGAVLTHRNLVANVAQGRAWTGAQDGVEVVYAVLPYFHAFGMTLCLLYGTGIAATQVVFPSFDPATVLAAQRRRPGTFLPAVPPMLERLGVAAERTGADLTSFRCALSGAMALPRATAERWERLTGGLAVEGYGMTETSPVALGNPLSPARRPGALGMPFPSTRIRVVSQDDPERDVLPGEQGELLVAGPQVFAGYWNRPDETAHQLLAGGWLRTGDIVHVDPDGFVVLVDRLKEMIVSGGFKVYPSQVEDHLRTMPGIADVAVVGEPAGEHGESVVAAVVLEEGAHGIDLEAVRHWCEARLARYAVPRRLVVLPDLPRSQVGKVLRRVVRDNLAKAQVVVPAEQ, from the coding sequence GTGCCGACGACGTCAGGACCGACCACTCACAGCTCGCCCACGACGTCGGTCCCGCGAGAGATCGACGTCGCCGACGAGCCGTTGAGCGCGGCGCTCGACCGGGCCGCCACGTCGTTCCCGGACCGCGTCGCCGTCGACTTCCTCGGGGCGACCACCACCTACCGGCGGCTCGCCGACCGCGTGGCCCGCGCGGCGGCGGTGCTCGTGGAACTCGGTGTCCGCCGAGGTGACCGCGTCGCGCTGGTCCTGCCGAACAGCACCTCGCACGTCGTCGCGGTGTACGCGGTGCTCCGGATCGGCGCGGTCGTCGTCGAGCACAACCCGACGTACGCGGTCGAGTCGCTGCGGCACCAGCTCGCGGACAGCGGTGCCTGTGTGGCGCTCGTCTGGCGCAAGGCGGTGCCGTCGGTGCTGGCGGCACGCGGGCCGGCGCTGCGAACCGTCGTGTCGGTGGACCTGGCACAGGACCTGCCGCTGCACTCGCGTCTCGCTCTGCACCTGCCCGTGCCCAAGGCGCGCACGATGCGTGCCGCCCTCTGCGGTCCGGCGGTCCCGAGCGGCGTCCCGTCGTGGCACCGTCTCGTCGCGGCGGCGGCCCCGCTGCCGGCCGACCATCCGGCGGCGGACGCGTCCGACGTGGCGCTGCTGCAGTACACGGGCGGCACCACCGGCACCCCGAAGGGTGCCGTGCTCACGCACCGCAACCTCGTGGCCAACGTGGCGCAGGGCCGCGCGTGGACCGGTGCGCAGGACGGCGTCGAGGTGGTGTACGCCGTGCTGCCCTACTTCCACGCGTTCGGGATGACCCTGTGCCTCCTCTACGGCACGGGTATCGCAGCCACCCAGGTGGTCTTCCCGTCGTTCGACCCCGCGACCGTGCTCGCCGCGCAGCGTCGCCGTCCTGGTACTTTCCTGCCCGCCGTGCCGCCGATGCTCGAGCGGCTCGGGGTCGCGGCCGAACGGACGGGCGCCGACCTGACGTCCTTCCGGTGCGCGCTGAGCGGTGCGATGGCGCTGCCCCGGGCGACCGCCGAGCGGTGGGAGCGGCTGACCGGAGGCCTTGCCGTGGAGGGCTACGGCATGACCGAGACGTCGCCGGTCGCGCTCGGCAACCCCCTGAGCCCGGCACGGCGCCCGGGCGCGCTGGGCATGCCGTTCCCGTCGACGCGGATCCGGGTCGTGTCGCAGGACGACCCCGAGCGCGACGTGCTGCCGGGTGAGCAGGGTGAGCTTCTGGTGGCCGGTCCGCAGGTGTTCGCCGGCTACTGGAACCGGCCGGACGAGACCGCGCACCAGCTGCTGGCCGGCGGCTGGCTGCGCACGGGCGACATCGTGCACGTGGACCCCGACGGCTTCGTCGTCCTGGTCGACCGGCTCAAGGAGATGATCGTCAGCGGCGGGTTCAAGGTGTACCCCTCGCAGGTGGAGGACCATCTGCGGACAATGCCGGGCATCGCGGACGTGGCCGTCGTGGGGGAGCCGGCGGGGGAGCACGGGGAGAGCGTGGTCGCCGCGGTGGTGCTGGAGGAGGGCGCGCACGGCATCGACCTCGAGGCGGTGCGCCACTGGTGCGAGGCTCGGCTGGCCCGCTACGCGGTCCCACGTCGACTCGTGGTGCTGCCGGACCTCCCGAGGTCGCAGGTCGGCAAGGTGCTCCGGCGCGTGGTCCGCGACAACCTCGCCAAGGCCCAGGTGGTCGTGCCCGCCGAGCAGTGA
- a CDS encoding MBL fold metallo-hydrolase: MTYSGDVRPGGPSDVRVLDEVEIRKASVGPMDNNAYLVTCRRTGAQLLVDAAADPERLLALVREGAASARLDGIVTTHRHPDHLSALASVVAVTGAPLLAGAPDADAVAAAADRPVQRRLQDGDTIAVGHAVLEVIALRGHTPGSIALVYREPAHADQADAVAGRAHLFTGDSLFPGGVGATGNDRARFDQLFLDVTERIFDRFDDTAWVYPGHGPDTTLGGERPQLDAWRARGW, from the coding sequence ATGACCTACAGCGGTGACGTCCGACCGGGCGGCCCCAGCGACGTGCGGGTGCTGGACGAGGTCGAGATCCGCAAGGCGTCGGTGGGTCCGATGGACAACAACGCCTACCTGGTCACGTGCCGCAGGACGGGCGCACAGCTCCTGGTCGATGCCGCCGCCGACCCGGAGCGTCTGCTCGCGCTGGTGCGCGAGGGCGCGGCGTCGGCTCGGCTCGACGGGATCGTCACGACCCACCGCCACCCGGACCACCTGTCGGCACTGGCGTCGGTGGTGGCGGTCACGGGAGCGCCCCTTCTGGCCGGAGCGCCGGACGCCGACGCGGTCGCGGCCGCCGCGGACCGGCCGGTCCAGCGTCGGCTGCAGGACGGCGACACGATCGCGGTCGGTCACGCCGTCCTCGAGGTGATCGCGCTGCGCGGCCACACGCCGGGCTCCATCGCCCTCGTCTACCGCGAGCCGGCGCACGCGGACCAGGCTGACGCCGTCGCCGGGAGGGCGCACCTGTTCACCGGCGACAGCCTGTTCCCCGGTGGGGTCGGCGCGACGGGCAACGACAGGGCGCGGTTCGACCAGCTGTTCCTCGACGTGACGGAACGGATCTTCGATCGGTTCGACGACACCGCCTGGGTCTATCCCGGGCACGGGCCCGACACGACCCTGGGTGGCGAGCGACCTCAGCTGGACGCCTGGCGGGCGCGCGGCTGGTGA
- a CDS encoding glycoside hydrolase family 15 protein — MSNQLPIDEYAVLGDGRTAALVSRRGSVDWLCLPRFDSRACFAALLGDPDNGRWVLTVPDAESVTRCYLDDSFVLETTYECPTGTAVVQESMPLGDGRADLVRRITCTRGHVDVLHEWVVRFGYGQYRPWVQRVTDSDGRPAIHAIAGPDSLVLHGDRLPEAVHNRHEDRFTMHSGESVTLTLTWSPSWQPVACIGDVAEGLAASARLWRSWAAQADVPGPYRQGVVRSLLVLRLLTHAETGGIVAAVTTSLPETFGGARNWDYRFTWLRDAALTLEALLEHGYLHETEHWRSWLLRAVAGDAVDMQIMYRLDGARELSERTLDHLPGYADSKPVRIGNAASGQVQHDVLGEVMCALEMARAAGIEETPTSWALQRNLIDHLVETWREPDAGIWESRGRPRAFTHSRVMTWAALDRAVKAVEALGVPGDVDRWRTERDAAHADVLAHGWSDAAGSFVQYPGATHTDASLLQMFQVDFLPPTDPRMLATLDAIRKELEVSAGLLLRYRADKTDDGVGGRENPFLACSFWLADALARADRVDEAREVLDILVGLTNDVGLLAEQYDPEHRRMAGNTPQALSHLALVRAVHQYELAQRRRTP, encoded by the coding sequence ATGAGCAACCAGCTTCCGATCGACGAGTACGCCGTGCTCGGGGACGGCCGTACGGCCGCCCTCGTCTCCCGCCGAGGGTCCGTGGACTGGTTGTGCCTGCCACGGTTCGACTCGCGCGCCTGCTTCGCCGCCCTTCTCGGCGACCCGGACAACGGCCGCTGGGTCCTCACGGTCCCCGATGCCGAGAGCGTGACCCGGTGCTACCTGGACGACTCGTTCGTCCTGGAGACGACGTACGAGTGCCCGACCGGCACCGCCGTGGTGCAGGAGTCGATGCCGCTCGGCGACGGCCGTGCCGACCTCGTCCGGCGCATCACGTGCACGCGCGGTCACGTGGACGTCCTGCACGAGTGGGTCGTTCGGTTCGGCTACGGGCAGTACCGGCCGTGGGTCCAGCGCGTGACCGACTCCGACGGCAGGCCGGCCATCCACGCGATCGCCGGACCGGACTCACTGGTGCTCCACGGCGACCGCCTGCCCGAGGCGGTGCACAACCGGCACGAGGACCGGTTCACGATGCATTCCGGCGAGTCGGTCACCCTCACCCTGACGTGGTCGCCGTCGTGGCAGCCGGTCGCCTGCATCGGCGACGTCGCCGAGGGACTGGCGGCAAGCGCACGGCTCTGGCGTTCCTGGGCTGCCCAGGCGGACGTGCCGGGGCCCTACCGACAGGGCGTGGTGCGCTCGCTGCTCGTCCTGCGGCTGCTCACCCACGCGGAGACGGGCGGCATCGTCGCTGCCGTCACCACGTCGCTGCCGGAGACCTTCGGCGGCGCGCGCAACTGGGACTACCGGTTCACGTGGCTGCGCGACGCGGCCCTGACCCTCGAGGCGCTGCTGGAGCACGGCTACCTGCACGAGACCGAGCACTGGCGCAGCTGGCTGCTCCGCGCCGTGGCCGGGGACGCCGTGGACATGCAGATCATGTACCGCCTCGACGGGGCGCGGGAGCTGAGCGAGCGGACGCTGGACCACCTGCCGGGCTATGCGGACTCCAAGCCGGTCCGGATCGGCAACGCCGCCTCGGGGCAGGTGCAGCACGACGTGCTGGGCGAGGTGATGTGCGCGCTCGAGATGGCCCGGGCCGCCGGGATCGAGGAGACGCCCACCTCGTGGGCCCTCCAGCGCAACCTCATCGACCATCTCGTCGAGACGTGGCGGGAACCCGACGCCGGCATCTGGGAGTCGCGCGGCCGTCCCCGTGCCTTCACGCACTCGCGGGTCATGACCTGGGCCGCGCTGGACCGCGCGGTCAAGGCCGTCGAGGCCCTCGGGGTCCCCGGCGACGTGGACCGGTGGCGCACCGAGCGGGACGCAGCGCACGCCGACGTCCTGGCGCACGGGTGGTCCGACGCGGCCGGCAGCTTCGTGCAGTACCCGGGCGCCACCCACACGGACGCGTCGCTGCTGCAGATGTTCCAGGTGGACTTCCTGCCGCCGACCGACCCCCGCATGCTGGCCACGCTCGACGCGATCCGCAAGGAGCTGGAGGTCTCCGCCGGCCTGCTGCTGCGCTACCGCGCCGACAAGACGGACGACGGCGTGGGCGGACGGGAGAACCCGTTCCTCGCCTGCTCGTTCTGGCTGGCGGACGCGCTCGCGCGGGCCGACCGGGTGGACGAGGCGCGCGAGGTCCTGGACATCCTGGTCGGGCTGACCAACGACGTCGGGCTGCTCGCCGAGCAGTACGACCCGGAGCACCGGCGGATGGCCGGCAACACCCCGCAGGCGCTGTCCCACCTGGCGCTGGTCCGGGCGGTGCACCAGTACGAGCTCGCCCAGCGCCGGCGCACGCCATGA
- the uvrA gene encoding excinuclease ABC subunit UvrA → MNDRLVVRGAREHNLRNVDLDLPRDRLIVFTGLSGSGKSSLAFDTIFAEGQRRYVESLSAYARQFLGQMDKPDVDFIEGLSPAVSIDQKSTNRNPRSTVGTITEVYDYLRLLFARAGVQHCPVCGERVTAQTPQQIVDRLLELPEGTRYQVLAPVVRGRKGEYADLFAELQSKGFARARVDGEVVQLTSPPTLEKKLKHDIEVVVDRLVAREGVQRRLTDSVETALGLAGGLLVVELVDADPDDPERERRFSERRACPNDHVLTLDEVEPRTFSFNAPYGACPECTGIGSRLEVDPELVVPNEDLSLADGAVAPWAQISGEYFTRVLTALADDLGFSMTTPWRALPQRAKDAVLHGENHEVKVRYRNRWGRERQYSTGFEGVLTFLERRHSETDSEWSKEKYEAFMREVPCPVCQGARLKPEVLAVKVGGRSIFDVCQLPIREARAFLDGLELGARERAIAAQVLKEIQARLGFLLDVGLDYLSLSRPAATLSGGEAQRIRLATQIGSGLVGVLYVLDEPSIGLHQRDNRRLIETLTRLRDLGNTLIVVEHDEDTIRTADWIVDIGPGAGEHGGHVVHSGDLPGLLASPDSITGAYLSGRRSIPMPGTRRPVDPGRMLRVVGAREHNLRGVDVAFPLGVFTAVTGVSGSGKSTLVNSILYTVLANELNGARQVPGRHKQVTGLEHLDKVVHVDQGPIGRTPRSNPATYTGVWDHVRRLFAETSEAKVRGYTPGRFSFNVKGGRCEACAGDGTLKIEMNFLPDVYVPCEVCHGARYNRETLEVHFKGKTVADVLAMPIEEAAEFFAAVPAIARHLRTLVDVGLGYVRLGQPAPTLSGGEAQRVKLAAELQRRSSGRTVYVLDEPTTGLHFEDIRKLLGVLQSLVDKGNSVIVIEHNLDVIKNADWVIDLGPEGGSGGGLVVAEGTPEHVAGVPASHTGRFLAEVLEPERERATA, encoded by the coding sequence GTGAACGACCGCCTGGTGGTCCGGGGAGCCCGCGAGCACAACCTGCGCAACGTCGACCTCGACCTGCCCCGGGACCGGCTGATCGTCTTCACGGGCCTCTCGGGCTCCGGCAAGTCGTCGCTGGCGTTCGACACGATCTTCGCCGAGGGACAGCGCCGGTACGTCGAGTCGCTGTCGGCCTACGCCCGCCAGTTCCTCGGTCAGATGGACAAGCCGGACGTCGACTTCATCGAGGGTCTGTCGCCGGCGGTGTCGATCGACCAGAAGTCCACCAACCGCAACCCGCGGTCGACGGTGGGCACCATCACCGAGGTCTACGACTACCTGCGGCTGCTGTTCGCGCGGGCCGGCGTGCAGCACTGCCCGGTCTGCGGGGAGCGCGTCACCGCCCAGACCCCGCAGCAGATCGTCGACCGGCTGCTGGAGCTGCCGGAGGGCACGCGCTACCAGGTGCTCGCGCCCGTCGTGCGTGGTCGCAAGGGCGAGTACGCGGACTTGTTCGCGGAGCTGCAGTCGAAGGGGTTCGCGCGCGCCCGCGTCGACGGTGAGGTGGTGCAGCTGACCAGCCCGCCGACCCTGGAGAAGAAGCTCAAGCACGACATCGAGGTCGTGGTGGACCGGCTCGTGGCGCGGGAGGGCGTGCAGCGCCGGCTCACCGACTCCGTCGAGACGGCGCTCGGCCTGGCCGGCGGTCTCCTCGTCGTCGAGCTGGTCGATGCGGACCCGGACGACCCGGAGCGTGAGCGGCGCTTCTCGGAGCGCAGAGCCTGCCCCAACGACCACGTGCTGACGCTCGACGAGGTCGAGCCCCGGACGTTCTCGTTCAATGCGCCCTACGGAGCCTGCCCGGAGTGCACCGGAATCGGCTCGCGCCTCGAGGTGGACCCGGAGCTCGTGGTCCCCAACGAGGACCTGTCCCTCGCGGACGGTGCGGTCGCGCCGTGGGCGCAGATCTCCGGGGAGTACTTCACCCGCGTGCTGACCGCGCTGGCGGACGACCTCGGCTTCTCGATGACGACGCCGTGGCGGGCGCTGCCGCAGCGGGCCAAGGACGCCGTGCTGCACGGCGAGAACCACGAGGTGAAGGTCCGCTACCGGAACCGCTGGGGCCGTGAGCGGCAGTACTCCACGGGCTTCGAGGGGGTGCTGACCTTCCTCGAGCGGCGCCACTCGGAGACCGACTCCGAATGGAGCAAGGAGAAGTACGAGGCCTTCATGCGGGAGGTGCCGTGCCCCGTGTGCCAGGGTGCACGCCTGAAGCCTGAGGTGCTGGCGGTCAAGGTGGGCGGCCGGTCGATCTTCGACGTGTGCCAGCTCCCGATCCGCGAGGCGCGCGCCTTCCTCGACGGCCTCGAGCTCGGCGCTCGTGAGCGCGCGATCGCCGCGCAGGTGCTCAAGGAGATCCAGGCGCGCCTCGGCTTCCTGCTCGACGTCGGGCTCGACTACCTCAGCCTCTCGCGACCGGCGGCGACGCTCTCCGGCGGTGAGGCGCAGCGGATCCGGCTGGCCACCCAGATCGGTTCGGGGCTGGTCGGCGTGCTGTACGTGCTCGACGAGCCGTCGATCGGCCTGCACCAGCGGGACAACCGACGCCTGATCGAGACGCTGACCCGGCTGCGGGACCTCGGCAACACGCTGATCGTCGTCGAGCACGACGAGGACACCATCCGCACGGCCGACTGGATCGTCGACATCGGACCCGGTGCCGGTGAGCACGGCGGCCACGTGGTCCACTCCGGCGACCTGCCGGGGCTGCTCGCCTCGCCGGACTCGATCACCGGCGCCTACCTGTCGGGGCGTCGCTCGATCCCGATGCCCGGCACGCGCCGGCCGGTGGACCCCGGGCGCATGCTGCGGGTGGTCGGAGCCCGCGAGCACAACCTCCGCGGTGTGGACGTCGCCTTCCCGTTGGGTGTGTTCACCGCCGTGACCGGCGTCTCCGGCTCCGGGAAGTCCACCCTGGTGAACTCCATCCTCTACACGGTCCTCGCCAACGAGCTGAACGGCGCCCGCCAGGTCCCCGGTCGGCACAAGCAGGTGACGGGCCTCGAGCACCTCGACAAGGTCGTCCACGTCGACCAGGGCCCGATCGGTCGCACGCCGCGGTCGAACCCGGCGACGTACACCGGCGTGTGGGACCACGTCCGCCGCCTGTTCGCCGAGACCTCGGAGGCGAAGGTCCGCGGGTACACGCCCGGTCGCTTCTCCTTCAACGTCAAGGGGGGGCGGTGCGAGGCCTGCGCGGGTGACGGCACCCTGAAGATCGAGATGAACTTCCTGCCGGACGTCTACGTGCCGTGCGAGGTGTGCCACGGCGCCCGGTACAACCGCGAGACGCTCGAGGTGCACTTCAAGGGCAAGACGGTGGCCGACGTCCTGGCGATGCCGATCGAGGAGGCGGCCGAGTTCTTCGCCGCCGTGCCGGCGATCGCGCGGCACCTGCGCACGCTCGTGGACGTCGGTCTCGGCTACGTCAGGCTCGGGCAGCCCGCGCCGACGCTCTCCGGAGGCGAGGCGCAGCGCGTGAAGCTCGCGGCGGAGCTGCAGCGCCGGTCGAGCGGCCGCACGGTGTACGTGCTGGACGAGCCGACCACCGGGCTGCACTTCGAGGACATCCGCAAGCTGCTCGGCGTGCTGCAGTCTCTCGTGGACAAGGGCAACTCGGTGATCGTGATCGAGCACAACCTCGACGTGATCAAGAACGCGGACTGGGTGATCGACCTCGGGCCCGAGGGTGGTAGCGGCGGCGGTCTGGTGGTCGCCGAGGGCACGCCCGAGCACGTCGCCGGCGTCCCCGCGAGCCACACCGGGCGGTTCCTCGCCGAGGTGCTGGAGCCTGAACGGGAGCGCGCGACCGCCTGA
- a CDS encoding OsmC family protein, with product MPQLHTYTVDLTWTGARGHGTTSYTSYGRDHEVRAGERPVLLGTSDPHFRGSPDRWSPEDLLVTSLSQCQMMWLLHLAARDGVAVLGYSDRATGTMRVSGASQGQFQEVVLHPRVVVAADATLPDGTPVDDEVLARLHREAAEHCFIMRSVNFAVRVQPTPLVRA from the coding sequence ATGCCGCAGCTGCACACGTACACCGTGGACCTGACCTGGACCGGTGCCCGCGGGCACGGGACGACCTCGTACACCTCCTACGGCCGGGACCACGAGGTGCGCGCCGGTGAGCGGCCCGTGCTGCTCGGCACGTCCGACCCCCACTTCCGCGGGAGCCCGGACCGGTGGTCGCCGGAGGACCTCCTGGTCACCTCCCTGTCCCAGTGCCAGATGATGTGGCTGCTGCACCTCGCGGCGCGCGACGGCGTGGCCGTGCTCGGCTACAGCGACCGAGCGACGGGCACGATGCGGGTGTCGGGCGCATCGCAGGGCCAGTTCCAGGAGGTCGTGCTGCACCCGCGCGTCGTCGTCGCCGCGGATGCCACGCTGCCTGACGGGACTCCCGTGGACGACGAGGTCCTGGCGCGCCTGCACCGCGAGGCCGCCGAGCACTGCTTCATCATGCGGAGCGTCAACTTCGCCGTCCGCGTGCAGCCGACACCGCTCGTGCGCGCCTGA